Below is a window of Culturomica massiliensis DNA.
CCCTCCGTTCAATTGAACCTGGCCGACGGAGAGCTCGGAGAAGCAACAGGAACGATTACTCCGGTTACTCCTTTGCGTTCTGTTGGAGAAAACGTATATCAGGCTATTGTTATTCCTCAGACAGTGGGAATGTCAAACCGATTGTTTACCGTAACGAATGACGGTAAAATTTATCATTATGTGTTGAAAGCAGACCGGCATTTTCAGAAAGGGACGGTGTATACATATGATATTACGATACATGCAGATGATCTGGAGGTGGAGTTGTCCGGAATTATAAACGATTGGATTCCGGGAGATACGGTTACAGAAGACCTTGTCGGGTGAATAAAGGATGATTTTTCCTTTTGGAAGGATCAAAAATGTTGTCGGAATTTATAGATAATGGCTTGTTTGAGGGGGTAATTAAAGATATTGTCGTATGAATAGGTTACGAATAAAAATACATATGGTCGGGCTTGTCGCACTGTCGTTGCTGGCTGCTTGCACGCGGGGTGAGGATGAGCTTTTGCCCGTTGACGGTGAGACTCGTTTTTCTGTTGTAACCAACGTTCCGGCAGGAACGGATGTGTCCGGTGCGGACGTAATCCGGAATGCGACTGTCTTTTTTGTTGCGCCTTCTTCCGGTCGGTTTATTAAAAAAGTCGATGCTGTTGTTTTGCCGGGTGGATCAGGAGTGCGCGTACACACCGTCATTCCCGCCGCGTATGCCGGGCAAACCGTATGCGCTTATTTCGTGGTTAATGCTTCGGCCCTTTCCGATCCATTGGATATGGAGCCTGAGTCCGTTTTCGACGTATCAAGGTTTGACGGATTATTCACCAGGGATTCTCTGAATGGGGATAGTACGCATTTTGTCATGTCGGCAAAAGTATCTTTTCGGGCCGGGGGAACGGATATGCCCGGTGGAGATATAAAATTCGACCGTACTTTTGCCAAAGTATATATTGCGGCAGCGGATGGGATGAGCCCGGAACGGCAGCGTGAATTAAGCGTCGTATCGGTTGAAATCGTAAACGGAAGGACCGGTGGATATCTTTTCCGGGAAGGAATCTTCCCGGAGCGTTCGGTTTCCCTGCTTCTTCCTGTAAATGAAACGATCGATCAGATGAATATCCATAAGCCCGTTTGTTATCTCTATCCGGACGACGGAGGTCCGGACGGAACCCATCTGATTGTAAAGCTTCGAAATGATCCCGATGGACGGGTTGTGGCAAAACGTGTTTTACTCTGTTCCCGGAAGAATACGGCATATAAATTGACAATAGCGGAAATTCCGGGGGAAGACGGCGGATATGCAATTCAGGTTTCGGATTGGGAAGCGGATATACTGCTTCCCGATGCCGGACAGGGGGTATTGCCTTCACCGCTTCCAGATGAAGGGATTGACTTATTGAACGCAGCCGATGTTTTTTATTATTACAACCAACTTCGGGATACGTTGGAAAAAAAGTTGTACCGGTCTATGTTTGATAAAGCCAACAATTTTACCGAAACACTTAGGCCCGGAGAACGGCTTATCGTTGAACTGACAGGCGATTTAAGAGGAAGATTCACTAAGGAGGAATTTCTGAGGGTGTCCCGTTCTTTGCTGAACGATATGGCTATCATGTTCAATACCGGGATTATCACATCGTACCGGCTGGACCCTGCCGGACAAGTCATCAGTTATCGTATGGACCTGATTGCCATGCGGCCCACTTTCGATATGAGAACGGAGCTGGTCATCTCCGCTGCCGGTAAACTTTTGGATCGTGTTCCTTCGGGCCTGTCTGAGTTTGAAAAGGTAAAAACGGTTCACGATCTGTTTCTGAGAAGTGTCAGTTACGGAGGAATGACCTCTTCCTTCGGTGGAAACATTATCGGCGGGTTAGTGACTGGGAAAGTGGTATGCGAGGGGTATGCCCGGACGTTACAATATCTATTGCAGCGTACGGGTATTCAAGCTATTTTTGTAGGCGGTGATGCGTTGTTTTCGAATGGATCCACTGTGCCCCATGCCTGGAATATTGTCCGGGTAGATGGGAAATACTATGCTATAGATGCTACCTGGAATGACGGGATTTCCGGTTCGGATTTTGTGGGTTATAATTATTTTCTGAAATCGGATGCTACCATGTCCAGGGATCATCTGATTAATAT
It encodes the following:
- a CDS encoding transglutaminase domain-containing protein, with the protein product MNRLRIKIHMVGLVALSLLAACTRGEDELLPVDGETRFSVVTNVPAGTDVSGADVIRNATVFFVAPSSGRFIKKVDAVVLPGGSGVRVHTVIPAAYAGQTVCAYFVVNASALSDPLDMEPESVFDVSRFDGLFTRDSLNGDSTHFVMSAKVSFRAGGTDMPGGDIKFDRTFAKVYIAAADGMSPERQRELSVVSVEIVNGRTGGYLFREGIFPERSVSLLLPVNETIDQMNIHKPVCYLYPDDGGPDGTHLIVKLRNDPDGRVVAKRVLLCSRKNTAYKLTIAEIPGEDGGYAIQVSDWEADILLPDAGQGVLPSPLPDEGIDLLNAADVFYYYNQLRDTLEKKLYRSMFDKANNFTETLRPGERLIVELTGDLRGRFTKEEFLRVSRSLLNDMAIMFNTGIITSYRLDPAGQVISYRMDLIAMRPTFDMRTELVISAAGKLLDRVPSGLSEFEKVKTVHDLFLRSVSYGGMTSSFGGNIIGGLVTGKVVCEGYARTLQYLLQRTGIQAIFVGGDALFSNGSTVPHAWNIVRVDGKYYAIDATWNDGISGSDFVGYNYFLKSDATMSRDHLINMVLPAPECPEDYPLPNF